Proteins co-encoded in one Opitutus terrae PB90-1 genomic window:
- a CDS encoding nickel-dependent hydrogenase large subunit gives MMARTIIPFGPQHPVLPEPVHLDLVVEDERVVEARPSIGFIHRGLERLVEKKDFVEFVYVAERICGICSFIHGQTYCQGIEEIMRIAVPPRARYLRTIWGEFSRLHSHLLWLGLMADAIGFENLFMHSWRVREQVLKIIEATTGGRVIFGVCKIGGVRRDIPADAIPGILDELTAIEAGMRRLADTFLRDRSVQDRLRGVGVLSRDDAHALGCVGPTLRASGVAQDMRHLGYAAFGELPVEPVTRLDGDSYARCAVRCEELFQSVDLIRRAFAALPAGEIAVKVTGNPSGEFIARTEQPRGEVVYHLKADGSRNLQRFRVRTPTFANLPAMVKLLPGCELADVPVLVLTIDPCISCTER, from the coding sequence ATCATGGCCCGCACGATCATTCCTTTCGGTCCGCAACATCCCGTGCTCCCCGAGCCGGTGCACCTGGATCTCGTGGTGGAAGACGAGCGGGTCGTGGAAGCGCGGCCGTCGATCGGATTCATCCATCGCGGGCTCGAACGCCTCGTCGAAAAAAAGGACTTCGTCGAGTTTGTGTACGTCGCCGAGCGGATCTGCGGAATCTGCAGCTTCATCCACGGCCAGACCTACTGCCAGGGCATCGAGGAGATCATGCGTATCGCCGTGCCGCCGCGCGCCCGTTACCTACGCACGATCTGGGGCGAGTTCTCGCGGCTGCACAGCCATCTGCTCTGGCTCGGGCTCATGGCGGATGCGATCGGGTTCGAGAACCTGTTCATGCATTCGTGGCGCGTGCGCGAGCAGGTGCTGAAGATCATCGAAGCCACGACCGGCGGCCGCGTGATCTTCGGCGTGTGCAAGATCGGCGGCGTCCGTCGCGACATCCCCGCCGACGCCATTCCCGGCATCCTCGACGAACTCACCGCGATCGAGGCGGGCATGCGCCGGCTCGCGGACACGTTTCTCCGCGACCGCTCGGTACAGGATCGGTTGCGCGGCGTCGGCGTGCTCTCGCGCGATGACGCGCACGCGCTCGGCTGCGTCGGACCGACCCTGCGCGCGAGCGGCGTCGCGCAGGATATGCGCCATCTCGGCTATGCCGCGTTCGGCGAACTGCCCGTCGAGCCGGTCACGCGGCTCGACGGGGACTCCTACGCGCGCTGTGCCGTGCGTTGCGAGGAGTTGTTCCAGTCGGTCGACCTGATCCGGCGCGCCTTCGCCGCGCTCCCCGCCGGCGAGATCGCGGTCAAGGTCACGGGCAATCCCAGCGGCGAATTCATCGCTCGCACCGAACAACCGCGCGGCGAAGTCGTCTATCACCTCAAGGCGGATGGCAGCCGAAACCTGCAGCGGTTCCGCGTGCGCACGCCCACCTTCGCGAACTTGCCCGCGATGGTGAAACTCCTCCCAGGCTGCGAACTCGCCGATGTGCCGGTCCTCGTGCTGACCATCGACCCCTGCATCAGCTGCACGGAGCGTTGA
- a CDS encoding NADH-quinone oxidoreductase subunit L: MNLLSALILGPVVVGLLLAGVRSDRVRGLIVVAAAALATAGTLLVVVSGPRGPVGSAVFAGPGAHGLMLGLEIAMGLYILAVGVRGRQPWVVGLMLAQAVVMGWSEWTMPSGPVGSAPLFVDEFALILALINAVVGGGICLYALGYMRGYHGSSHADVPDRRPRFFALLLVFMGAMFGIVFANSLPWLFFFWEITTLCSYLLIGYTGTAEARRNAFRALAMNLAGGVAFALAIAFAAHQAGTVELQALLRQSPAVALLPAALLCFAGITKSAQLPFSSWLLGAMVAPTPVSALLHSSTMVKAGVYLILRMAPVVAGTTAGLMVALVGAFTFLVGSLAAITTSDAKKVLAYSTVANLGLIVLCGGIGTYAAVWAGVLLIIFHAIAKCLLFLCVGLVEHRMHSRDIEAMSGLILNMPRVAIMMLIGMAGMFLAPFGMLISKWAVLKAVVDAYPPLSVFICFGSAATLFFWVKWMGKLIEVVTPRETVGHEFAPGEAIALYGLSAATFLTCLFFPLISSAAIEPYVRSVFGQSASMAPGNVVIMMIMMVMIMLFPLSFINYGRGVKVMDAYLGGANVQSSVRFMGAGREVQAVTMHNYYLREFFSEKGLTRAGVLASALVLAVLLLAPAFTRSAPASAAVPAPLTSLPSR, from the coding sequence GTGAATCTGCTCTCTGCCCTGATCCTTGGTCCCGTCGTCGTCGGTCTGTTGCTGGCCGGCGTCCGGTCTGATCGTGTGCGCGGCCTGATCGTGGTCGCCGCCGCCGCCCTCGCAACCGCCGGCACCCTCCTCGTGGTCGTCAGCGGTCCGCGCGGCCCGGTCGGCAGCGCGGTGTTCGCCGGCCCTGGCGCACACGGTCTGATGCTCGGGCTCGAGATCGCGATGGGGCTTTACATTCTCGCCGTCGGCGTGCGGGGCCGGCAGCCGTGGGTCGTCGGACTGATGCTCGCGCAGGCGGTGGTGATGGGTTGGAGCGAATGGACCATGCCGTCCGGGCCCGTGGGATCCGCGCCGCTGTTCGTCGATGAATTCGCGCTGATCCTTGCGCTGATCAACGCGGTCGTCGGCGGGGGCATCTGCCTCTATGCGCTCGGTTACATGCGCGGCTATCACGGTTCGTCGCACGCCGACGTGCCCGATCGCCGGCCACGTTTCTTCGCGCTGCTGCTGGTGTTCATGGGCGCGATGTTCGGGATCGTGTTCGCGAACAGCCTGCCGTGGCTCTTCTTCTTCTGGGAAATCACCACGCTGTGCTCGTACCTGCTGATTGGTTACACCGGCACCGCGGAGGCGCGGCGCAATGCGTTCCGCGCGCTGGCGATGAACCTGGCGGGCGGCGTGGCTTTCGCGCTGGCGATTGCGTTCGCCGCGCACCAAGCCGGCACCGTCGAGTTGCAGGCGCTGCTGCGCCAGAGCCCCGCCGTGGCGCTGCTGCCGGCCGCGCTGCTGTGCTTCGCCGGGATCACGAAATCCGCCCAGCTGCCGTTCTCGTCGTGGCTGCTCGGCGCGATGGTCGCGCCGACGCCGGTGTCCGCCCTGCTGCACTCCAGTACGATGGTGAAGGCCGGCGTGTACTTGATCCTGCGGATGGCGCCGGTCGTCGCCGGCACGACCGCGGGGCTGATGGTGGCGCTCGTGGGGGCGTTCACGTTCCTCGTCGGCTCGCTTGCCGCGATCACGACCAGCGACGCCAAGAAGGTGCTCGCCTACTCCACGGTCGCCAACCTCGGGTTGATCGTCCTGTGCGGCGGCATCGGCACCTACGCCGCGGTCTGGGCCGGCGTGCTGCTGATCATCTTCCACGCCATCGCGAAATGCCTGCTGTTCCTCTGCGTCGGCCTCGTCGAGCACCGCATGCACAGCCGCGACATCGAGGCGATGTCCGGATTGATCCTCAATATGCCGCGCGTCGCGATCATGATGCTGATCGGCATGGCGGGCATGTTTCTCGCGCCGTTCGGCATGCTGATCAGCAAGTGGGCCGTGCTGAAGGCCGTGGTCGACGCTTATCCGCCGCTCTCGGTCTTCATCTGCTTCGGCAGCGCCGCGACGCTGTTCTTCTGGGTGAAATGGATGGGCAAGCTGATCGAGGTCGTCACGCCGCGGGAAACCGTCGGACATGAATTCGCGCCGGGCGAAGCGATCGCGTTGTACGGTTTGTCCGCGGCCACGTTCCTCACCTGCCTGTTCTTCCCGCTCATCTCGTCGGCCGCGATCGAACCCTACGTGCGCAGCGTCTTCGGCCAGAGCGCGTCGATGGCTCCGGGCAACGTCGTGATCATGATGATCATGATGGTGATGATCATGCTGTTTCCGCTGAGCTTCATCAACTATGGCCGCGGCGTGAAGGTCATGGACGCGTATCTTGGCGGCGCGAACGTCCAGAGCAGTGTCCGTTTCATGGGCGCGGGCCGCGAAGTGCAGGCGGTGACGATGCACAACTACTACCTGCGCGAGTTCTTCAGCGAAAAGGGACTCACGCGCGCCGGCGTTCTCGCCAGCGCCCTGGTGCTCGCGGTCCTGCTGCTCGCACCCGCGTTCACGCGGTCCGCCCCTGCCTCCGCCGCCGTGCCCGCGCCGCTCACTTCGCTGCCGTCCCGTTGA
- a CDS encoding respiratory chain complex I subunit 1 family protein: MEPWIRLVLYLVAAPVVGGLLTGLDRRISARMQSRQGPPLAQPFYDVMKLWRKERIVVRKSQNFFILFFLLLVIFTGALFFAGSDLLLTIFALTLAAIFFVLGAYKVSSPYSFVGAQRELIQMMAYEPMVLLTAIGMYMVAGSFYVHEIARHPTLLVTTLPGVFAGFLFALEIKFRKSPFDLSSSHHAHQELVRGITTEFSGRALALIEIAHWYENVFLLGWVYLFFAAIPAVGVAVAFAVFGFVILVDNVFARLKWQTALRSAWIAAFVLGFGNILVLSLLPPKPAEHPSPAPAALVTTAPVPASR, from the coding sequence ATGGAACCTTGGATTCGCCTCGTCCTCTACCTCGTCGCCGCTCCGGTGGTGGGTGGATTGCTGACCGGGCTCGACCGGCGGATCTCGGCGCGCATGCAATCACGGCAAGGGCCGCCGCTCGCGCAGCCGTTCTACGACGTGATGAAACTCTGGCGGAAGGAGCGCATCGTCGTCCGCAAGTCCCAGAATTTCTTCATCCTGTTTTTCCTGCTCCTGGTCATCTTCACGGGCGCGCTGTTCTTCGCCGGCTCGGATTTGTTGCTGACGATTTTCGCGCTGACGCTGGCCGCGATCTTCTTCGTGCTCGGCGCCTACAAGGTGAGTTCGCCGTACAGCTTCGTCGGCGCGCAGCGCGAGCTGATCCAGATGATGGCCTACGAGCCGATGGTGCTGCTGACCGCGATCGGCATGTATATGGTCGCGGGCAGCTTTTACGTTCACGAGATCGCCCGGCATCCGACGTTGCTCGTCACGACGCTGCCGGGCGTGTTCGCCGGCTTCCTCTTCGCGCTCGAGATCAAGTTCCGGAAATCGCCATTCGATCTGTCCTCCTCGCACCACGCGCACCAGGAGCTCGTGCGCGGGATCACCACTGAGTTTTCCGGCCGCGCGCTCGCGCTGATCGAGATCGCGCACTGGTATGAGAACGTCTTTCTGCTCGGTTGGGTGTATCTGTTCTTCGCCGCGATTCCGGCAGTCGGCGTCGCCGTCGCGTTCGCCGTTTTCGGCTTCGTGATCCTGGTCGACAACGTCTTTGCCCGGCTGAAGTGGCAGACCGCCCTGCGCAGCGCGTGGATCGCAGCGTTCGTGCTCGGGTTTGGCAACATTCTCGTTCTCTCGCTGCTTCCGCCCAAGCCCGCCGAGCACCCCAGCCCCGCGCCCGCGGCCCTCGTCACGACCGCACCGGTCCCCGCCTCCCGCTAA
- a CDS encoding tetratricopeptide repeat protein, protein MSKNPTVSRWWRGGLAAVGLIVVLPSGRGADYPLAPAPSAPAAEPAVAYVPPENPSELLRLDEPMRRYFRARLSRHASGYDRLCALVDSIIQPDGLAFAYDGNGTYDARETFRRRRGNCASFAFLVVAVAREFDIDASFQNVERATRWNRVGDMVVAVLHLDVKVSSQGRNYIIDLEPGLIPPRDSSDVRLIRDERAFAQFYCNIGFDELVRGDADRALHYMARATEIDPSCATAWANRATLLSRLGDLATARKCFERSLRADSRGEAALDGFVSLLRQLGTPADLQQADKLERRARAIRERNPYYQQQLAAQAQEQGDLARAEKHLRRAISLKDDEPEFYAQRLAVLEQLGRSDDARRVARQLENVRTRLMNMPEQIVP, encoded by the coding sequence GTGAGCAAAAATCCGACCGTTTCCCGCTGGTGGCGCGGCGGCCTCGCCGCGGTGGGTTTGATTGTTGTTCTCCCATCAGGCCGGGGCGCGGATTACCCCCTCGCGCCCGCCCCGAGCGCTCCCGCCGCCGAGCCCGCGGTCGCATATGTGCCGCCCGAAAATCCCTCGGAACTGCTGCGGCTGGACGAACCGATGCGCCGCTATTTCCGCGCCCGGCTCTCGCGCCACGCCTCGGGTTACGACCGGTTGTGCGCGCTCGTGGATTCGATCATCCAGCCCGATGGGCTGGCCTTTGCCTACGACGGGAACGGGACGTATGACGCGCGGGAGACGTTCCGCCGGCGCCGCGGCAATTGCGCCAGCTTCGCCTTCCTCGTTGTGGCCGTCGCGCGCGAGTTCGACATCGACGCGTCGTTTCAAAACGTCGAGCGCGCGACGCGTTGGAACCGTGTCGGCGACATGGTCGTCGCCGTACTGCACCTCGACGTGAAGGTGAGCAGCCAGGGCCGCAACTACATCATCGACCTCGAGCCAGGGCTGATTCCGCCGCGCGACTCCTCCGATGTGCGCTTGATCCGCGATGAGCGCGCGTTCGCCCAATTCTACTGCAACATCGGCTTCGACGAGTTGGTGCGCGGCGATGCGGACCGCGCGCTGCATTACATGGCGCGGGCGACCGAGATTGATCCGAGCTGCGCCACGGCGTGGGCCAACCGGGCGACGCTGCTAAGCCGGCTGGGCGATCTCGCGACCGCCAGAAAGTGCTTCGAACGCTCGCTGCGGGCCGATTCGCGGGGGGAAGCCGCGCTGGACGGGTTCGTCAGCCTGTTGCGCCAGCTCGGCACACCCGCAGATCTGCAGCAGGCCGACAAGCTGGAGCGCCGGGCGCGCGCCATCCGTGAACGCAACCCCTATTACCAGCAGCAGCTCGCAGCGCAGGCGCAAGAGCAGGGCGACCTCGCCCGCGCCGAAAAGCACCTGCGGCGTGCGATTTCGCTCAAGGATGACGAGCCTGAATTTTATGCGCAGCGGCTCGCGGTGCTGGAGCAGCTCGGGCGCAGCGACGACGCCCGCCGCGTCGCCCGTCAGCTCGAAAATGTGCGCACCCGTCTCATGAACATGCCCGAGCAAATCGTTCCCTGA
- a CDS encoding 4Fe-4S binding protein: protein MSYFRFTRMALQWAVSKPVTCRYPFEPRVPVPGSRGQLEFDPTACTYCTVCAKKCPTRAIVVKRAAKHWTIDRLLCISCGYCVESCPKHCLELTTDHGTPALTKDREYHAAP, encoded by the coding sequence ATGAGCTACTTTCGCTTTACTCGTATGGCATTGCAGTGGGCCGTCTCGAAGCCGGTCACCTGCCGGTATCCGTTCGAACCGCGCGTGCCGGTGCCCGGCTCCCGCGGCCAGCTCGAGTTCGATCCGACGGCCTGTACCTACTGCACGGTCTGCGCAAAAAAGTGCCCCACGCGCGCGATTGTGGTGAAACGCGCGGCGAAGCACTGGACGATCGACCGGCTGCTTTGCATCAGCTGTGGCTACTGCGTGGAATCCTGCCCGAAGCACTGCCTCGAGCTCACGACCGACCACGGCACGCCCGCGCTGACGAAAGACCGCGAATATCACGCCGCCCCGTAG
- a CDS encoding NADH-quinone oxidoreductase subunit C, which produces MANQSYQAIEIGELLVAVTKFKDDGWRLVQIGATRLAEHVELTYSFDRALELKNLRLLVPAPGARVPSVSAVFWCAFLYENELHDLFGVEVDGMAVDFHGAFYKTAVPFPFGAAPKVKPPSAARPAAPSAAAPAAPAAKPEPPGPHPSAST; this is translated from the coding sequence ATGGCGAACCAATCCTACCAAGCGATCGAAATTGGCGAGTTGCTCGTCGCCGTGACGAAGTTCAAGGACGACGGCTGGCGGCTCGTGCAGATCGGCGCAACGCGGCTCGCGGAACACGTCGAGCTGACCTACAGCTTCGATCGCGCGCTGGAGCTGAAGAATCTGCGGCTGCTCGTACCGGCGCCGGGCGCGCGCGTGCCGAGCGTGAGCGCCGTGTTCTGGTGCGCGTTTCTCTACGAAAACGAGCTGCACGATTTGTTTGGCGTCGAGGTGGACGGCATGGCCGTCGATTTCCACGGCGCGTTCTACAAGACCGCGGTGCCCTTCCCGTTCGGCGCCGCGCCGAAGGTGAAGCCGCCGAGCGCGGCGAGACCCGCCGCACCTTCTGCCGCTGCACCCGCGGCACCCGCCGCCAAACCGGAGCCGCCCGGCCCGCATCCGAGCGCGTCCACCTGA
- a CDS encoding GNAT family N-acetyltransferase: MQQTLEELEHDFEHVPVNAPSLLPADRDLAAAPAAPARIVFLKAVINGKIIGSIRGYQLGDTAYLSRMIVHPYFRRRGVGRRLLPEIEKAFPTARRFEANTGHQSKRNHYQLTQLGYRQFKTEPLTPTITLVYFEKLRPAGTSGSRPPILVSS, from the coding sequence ATGCAGCAAACCCTCGAGGAGCTGGAGCACGATTTCGAGCACGTGCCGGTGAACGCGCCGTCGCTGCTGCCGGCCGACCGCGACCTCGCCGCGGCGCCCGCCGCACCCGCTCGGATCGTTTTCCTGAAGGCGGTAATCAACGGGAAAATCATCGGCTCGATCCGCGGTTATCAGCTCGGCGACACCGCTTATCTCAGCCGGATGATCGTGCATCCGTACTTCCGTCGCCGCGGTGTCGGCCGGCGGTTGCTGCCGGAGATCGAGAAGGCGTTCCCCACGGCGCGCCGGTTCGAGGCGAACACCGGCCATCAGAGCAAGCGCAACCACTACCAGCTCACGCAACTGGGCTACCGGCAGTTCAAGACCGAGCCGCTCACGCCCACGATCACGCTCGTGTACTTCGAAAAACTGCGGCCGGCCGGGACCAGCGGCTCTCGTCCGCCCATCCTCGTCTCCAGCTAG